Proteins encoded by one window of Thunnus thynnus chromosome 3, fThuThy2.1, whole genome shotgun sequence:
- the LOC137180422 gene encoding pyrin-like: MKMDEVLLNVLQGLGKEDFKTFKWHLQKGDSPIPKSKLEKADETDTVDLMVQKYESSGAVEVAKEVLKKINRNDLVQRLSDSSTEPKVCNSSVGPSSYQTPDLPTSKPTDGKASAGSGKSGKAALVNMLSDAVDVAKQVFKNVSKNDQVQCSSNSGAGPEVCNSSVGSSSSQTPDLPTSRPTGGKASAVSVCNSGVGSSSPQTPDPPTSRQTDVYKSSVGSSSSLAHCLPTNRQPDVKASAFSALGSSNSSLRDLDLSYNHPGTSRMKLLSDELEDPYWRLDTLRLTGSSITDVGLGSTLRSSPSPLRKQDLSVNHVGDSRVKMLSTGLDDPHWRLDTLRAEHGGEQRLTSGLRKYSCELPLGTNTFVSYNNPTVTTLNRSFPELLHRSDLSSNLLRRNY; this comes from the exons ATGAAGATGGACGAGGTCCTCCTGAACGTGCTGCAAGGTTTGGGAAAAGAGGATTTCAAGACATTCAAATGGCATCTGCAGAAGGGTGACTCACCCATCCCAAAGAGCAAGCTGGAGAAGGCTGACGAAACGGACACAGTGGATCTGATGGTGCAGAAATATGAATCTTCTGGAGCAGTGGAAGTGGCCAAGGAGGTTTTAAAGAAGATCAACAGGAATGATCTGGTGCAGCGTTtgtctgacagcagcacagAACCAAAAG tgtgtaacAGCAGTGTTGGACCTTCCTCCTATCAGACTCCTGATCTTCCCACCAGCAAGCCGACTGATGGTAAAGCTTCTGCAGGCTCTGGTAAATCTGGAAAAGCTGCATTGGTGAATATGCTTTCTGATGCTGTGGACGTAGCCAAGCAGGTTTTCAAGAATGTCAGCAAGAATGATCAGGTGCAGTGTTCGTCCAACAGCGGTGCAGGACCAGAAG tgtgtaacAGCAGTGTTGGATCTTCCTCCTCTCAGACACCTGATCTTCCCACCAGCAGGCCGACTGGTGGTAAAGCTTCTGCAGTTTCTG tgtgtaacAGCGGTGTTGGATCTTCCTCCCCTCAGACTCCTGATCCTCCCACCAGCAGGCAGACTGATG tgtatAAAAGCAGTGTCGGATCTTCCTCATCTCTGGCTCATTGTCTTCCCACCAACAGGCAGCCTGATGTTAAAGCTTCTGCATTCTCTG CCCTAGGCTCTTCCAACTCCTCCCTGAGAGATCTAGacctgagctacaatcatccaggaaCCTCAAGaatgaagctgctgtctgatgAGCTGGAGGATCCATACTGGAGACTGGACACTTTAAG GCTAACAGGCAGTTCCATCACAGATGTAGGGCTGGGCTCCACTCTGAGATCTAGTCCCTCCCCTCTGAGAAAGCAAGACCTGAGCGTCAATCATGTGGGAGACTCAAGAGTGAAGATGCTGTCTACTGGACTGGAcgatccacactggagactggacactctcag GGCGGAACATGGTGGAGAGCAGAGGCTGACATCTGGTTTGAGGAAAT ACAGCTGCGAACTTCCACTGGGCACAAATACCTTTGTGTCCTACAACAACCCAACAGTGACAACACTGAATCGGTCATTTCCTGAACTTCTACACAGATCTGACTTGTCCTCCAATCTGCTGCGCAGAAATTACTGA